Proteins encoded together in one Bradyrhizobium sp. PSBB068 window:
- a CDS encoding ABC transporter substrate-binding protein: MPRNRSIQLSRRQLIKGTAAASATLLLGKPAIAKGKTEIVIGNIDAYSGPAAVYSSIGRTPGGYFKMINEQGGINGRMIKYITYDDAYSPAKTVEQARKLVESDEIDVLFAPLGAPTNAAIMKYMNQKKVPHLFIASGATKFGDYKNFPYTMGFQPCYQIEGRAFAQHVLSTQTDPKIGIVYQNDDFGRDVLKGFKDGLGAKTSAIVAELSYETADPTIDSQVVRCKSAGANVFMSMTTPKFAAQGIKKIAELGWQPAHYIGNNASSAGSTLKAAGFDVSKGIISSAYLKDPVDAAWDSDPAIQKWRAFLDKYDPTAAKNDIYAVTGYLTSQILVQVLKQCGDDISSESIIKQAANLRDVESDMLLPGIKINTSPTDYYPLEQLQLTRFSGERYEPLGPVIDGGISKA, encoded by the coding sequence ATGCCAAGGAACCGTTCGATCCAGCTATCACGCCGTCAGCTCATCAAGGGCACCGCCGCCGCGTCGGCCACGCTGCTGCTCGGCAAGCCTGCGATCGCCAAAGGCAAGACCGAGATCGTGATCGGCAACATCGACGCCTATTCGGGACCGGCTGCGGTCTATTCGTCGATCGGCCGTACGCCCGGCGGCTATTTCAAGATGATCAACGAGCAAGGCGGCATCAACGGCCGCATGATCAAATACATCACCTATGACGACGCCTACAGCCCGGCCAAGACCGTCGAGCAGGCGCGCAAGCTGGTCGAGAGCGACGAGATCGACGTCCTGTTTGCGCCGCTCGGCGCCCCCACCAATGCGGCGATCATGAAATACATGAACCAGAAGAAGGTCCCGCACCTCTTCATCGCCTCGGGCGCGACCAAGTTCGGCGACTACAAGAATTTCCCCTACACGATGGGTTTCCAGCCTTGCTACCAGATCGAGGGCCGGGCCTTCGCGCAGCACGTACTGTCGACGCAGACCGACCCGAAGATCGGCATCGTCTACCAGAACGACGATTTCGGCCGTGACGTGCTGAAGGGCTTCAAGGACGGACTTGGCGCGAAGACGTCTGCAATCGTGGCCGAGCTGTCGTATGAGACCGCGGATCCGACCATCGACAGCCAGGTGGTTCGCTGCAAATCCGCCGGCGCCAACGTGTTCATGAGCATGACCACGCCGAAATTCGCAGCCCAAGGCATCAAGAAGATCGCCGAGCTCGGCTGGCAGCCGGCGCATTACATCGGCAACAACGCTTCCTCCGCCGGCTCGACGCTGAAGGCCGCGGGCTTCGACGTGTCCAAGGGCATCATCTCGAGCGCCTATTTGAAGGATCCCGTCGACGCCGCCTGGGACAGCGATCCCGCGATCCAGAAATGGCGCGCCTTCCTCGACAAATACGATCCAACGGCGGCCAAGAACGACATCTACGCGGTCACCGGCTATCTCACCAGCCAGATCCTGGTTCAGGTGCTCAAGCAGTGCGGCGACGACATCTCGTCCGAGAGCATTATCAAGCAGGCGGCAAACCTCAGGGACGTCGAATCCGACATGCTGCTGCCGGGCATCAAGATCAACACCTCGCCGACCGACTATTATCCGCTCGAGCAACTGCAACTGACGCGCTTCAGCGGCGAACGCTACGAGCCGCTGGGACCGGTGATCGACGGCGGGATTTCGAAGGCGTGA
- a CDS encoding PACE efflux transporter, with product MRSFSDRIRHAVLFELIGIAIFTPAAAWLFNQPVAHMGVIGVVSATVATIWNLLFNLGFDHALVRLTGRVVKTMPIRVAHAMLFEAGLIVLLIPFVAWYLGVSLWAALMMDISIVAFYLIYAFVFNIAYDRVFPLPRPGAHDRTVTRALPA from the coding sequence ATGCGTTCCTTCTCCGACCGGATCAGGCACGCAGTCCTGTTCGAACTGATCGGTATCGCCATCTTCACGCCGGCAGCGGCCTGGCTGTTCAATCAGCCGGTCGCCCATATGGGCGTCATCGGCGTCGTCTCGGCGACGGTGGCGACGATCTGGAACTTGCTGTTCAATCTCGGCTTCGACCACGCGCTGGTCCGCCTCACCGGGCGTGTCGTCAAGACGATGCCGATCCGCGTCGCGCACGCGATGCTGTTCGAGGCCGGCCTGATCGTGCTGCTGATCCCGTTCGTCGCCTGGTATCTCGGCGTCTCGCTGTGGGCCGCGCTGATGATGGATATCTCGATCGTGGCGTTCTATCTGATCTACGCGTTCGTGTTCAACATCGCCTACGACCGGGTGTTTCCGCTGCCCCGGCCCGGCGCGCATGATCGCACGGTGACCCGGGCCTTGCCGGCCTGA
- a CDS encoding TrmJ/YjtD family RNA methyltransferase codes for MSGTDKTKAGHDLAGPVVILVEPQLGENIGMAARAMGNFALTRMRIVNPRDGWPNIAAQRAAAGADHIIDSVELFDTVEQAIADLTLVFATTARAHDQAKPVVGPEGAASEIVGHVASGGGAGILFGRERSGLTNDEVALANRIITFPVNPGFASLNLAQAVLLMGYEWFKLSTAGALPFAMPERSEPASQHQMQAFFDNLVAELDKVEFLRPAEKRDTMLVNLRNIFTRMDPTKQDMHTLHGVVMAIAEGRKGPAKGGVLDGAQATRLRALLAEQGGGGATADNSSTVRGLARLLRRNPTDAERILWQALTRDRRFAGQFKRQTPVGRHIPDFVSFVHRTAIELVNPNESEAIATDRAKRRAWLEARDYRVVDMHVADVERDLDGELARLEGSLPQGR; via the coding sequence ATGTCCGGCACCGACAAGACCAAGGCAGGGCACGACCTTGCCGGTCCCGTCGTCATCCTGGTCGAGCCGCAGCTTGGCGAGAACATCGGCATGGCCGCGCGCGCGATGGGCAATTTCGCGTTGACGCGGATGCGCATCGTCAATCCGCGCGACGGCTGGCCGAACATCGCCGCCCAGCGCGCTGCTGCCGGCGCCGACCACATCATCGATTCCGTCGAACTGTTCGACACCGTCGAGCAGGCGATCGCCGACCTCACGCTGGTGTTCGCGACCACCGCCCGCGCCCACGACCAGGCCAAGCCGGTGGTCGGGCCAGAAGGCGCGGCCAGCGAGATCGTCGGCCATGTCGCGTCCGGCGGCGGCGCCGGCATCCTGTTCGGGCGGGAGCGCTCCGGCCTGACCAACGACGAGGTCGCGCTCGCCAACCGCATCATCACCTTTCCGGTCAATCCGGGCTTCGCCTCGCTCAATCTGGCGCAGGCGGTGCTGCTGATGGGCTATGAATGGTTCAAGCTCTCGACCGCGGGCGCGCTGCCGTTCGCGATGCCGGAACGGTCCGAGCCGGCCTCCCAGCACCAGATGCAGGCGTTCTTCGACAACCTCGTCGCCGAGCTCGACAAGGTCGAGTTCCTGCGGCCGGCCGAGAAGCGCGACACCATGCTGGTCAACCTGCGCAACATCTTCACCCGGATGGACCCGACCAAGCAGGACATGCACACGCTGCACGGCGTGGTGATGGCGATCGCCGAGGGCCGCAAGGGCCCGGCCAAGGGCGGGGTGCTCGACGGCGCCCAGGCGACGAGGCTTCGGGCGCTGCTCGCCGAACAGGGCGGGGGCGGCGCGACCGCGGACAATTCCAGCACGGTGCGTGGCCTCGCCCGGCTGCTCCGCCGCAACCCGACCGACGCCGAACGCATCCTGTGGCAGGCGCTGACGCGGGACCGCCGCTTCGCCGGCCAGTTCAAGCGCCAGACCCCGGTCGGCCGTCACATCCCCGATTTCGTCTCCTTCGTGCACCGGACCGCGATCGAACTGGTCAATCCGAACGAGAGCGAGGCCATCGCCACCGACCGCGCCAAGCGCCGCGCCTGGCTCGAGGCGAGGGACTATCGGGTCGTCGACATGCATGTTGCCGATGTCGAGCGCGATCTCGACGGCGAGCTGGCGCGGCTGGAGGGGAGTCTTCCGCAGGGGCGGTGA
- a CDS encoding glutathione S-transferase N-terminal domain-containing protein, whose product MLTLYSYPPLFGVADNNGYGLKVFAFLRLAGVPFRHEHIFDASKAPRQQLPYIVDGHDTVGDSETILRYVTEKYGVTLDAALTPAQRTTDLLVTRMLDDLYWVMSYSRWKDERYWPKFRDALKREHPDLTDDGLMKAREFNAQRYHYQGIGRFEPDAAMARGLADLAALANLISRQGYVHGDKPTSIDAGIYGFVANIYFYDIDTPLKRFVVSHDALPQHCRAIHAAVSL is encoded by the coding sequence ATGCTCACGCTCTATTCGTATCCGCCGTTGTTCGGCGTCGCCGACAACAATGGCTACGGTCTGAAGGTGTTCGCCTTTCTGAGGCTCGCCGGCGTGCCGTTCCGGCACGAGCACATTTTCGATGCGTCGAAGGCGCCACGCCAGCAATTGCCCTACATCGTCGACGGCCACGACACCGTCGGCGACAGCGAGACCATCCTCCGCTATGTCACCGAAAAATACGGCGTGACGCTGGATGCGGCGCTGACGCCGGCGCAACGCACCACCGATCTCCTCGTCACGCGCATGCTCGACGATCTCTACTGGGTGATGTCCTACTCGCGCTGGAAGGACGAGCGCTACTGGCCCAAGTTCCGCGATGCGCTCAAGCGGGAGCATCCGGACCTCACCGACGACGGCTTGATGAAGGCCAGGGAGTTCAACGCGCAACGCTATCACTACCAGGGCATCGGCCGCTTCGAGCCCGACGCCGCGATGGCCCGCGGGCTCGCCGATCTCGCCGCACTGGCGAACCTGATTTCGCGGCAAGGCTATGTACATGGCGACAAACCGACATCCATCGACGCGGGCATCTATGGCTTCGTGGCCAACATCTACTTCTACGACATCGACACGCCGTTGAAGAGGTTCGTGGTGTCGCACGACGCTCTGCCGCAACACTGCCGCGCGATCCACGCGGCAGTCAGTCTCTGA
- a CDS encoding SDR family oxidoreductase, whose translation MAKQLEGKVAAVTGAASGIGLASSEAMLAAGARVVMVDRDATALAALAERHGDAVIPLVIDLLDAAACATLLPRALEKAGQLDILHANAGIYVGGDLVDADSTAIDRMLNLNVNVVMKNVHDVLPHMIARATGDIIVTSSLAAHFPTPWEPVYASSKWAINCFVQTVRRQVFKHGIRVGSISPGPVISALLADWPAEKLQEAKASGSLLEASEVAEVVIFMLTRPRGMTIRDVVMLPTNFDL comes from the coding sequence ATGGCGAAGCAATTGGAAGGCAAGGTCGCGGCGGTGACCGGGGCGGCATCCGGCATCGGACTTGCGAGCAGCGAAGCGATGCTGGCGGCCGGCGCGCGCGTGGTGATGGTCGACCGCGACGCCACCGCGCTCGCGGCGCTGGCGGAAAGACACGGTGATGCGGTGATTCCGCTGGTCATCGACCTGCTCGATGCCGCGGCCTGCGCGACGCTGCTGCCGCGTGCGCTGGAGAAAGCAGGCCAGCTCGACATCCTGCACGCCAATGCCGGCATCTATGTCGGCGGCGATCTCGTCGATGCCGACAGCACAGCGATCGACCGGATGCTGAACCTCAACGTCAACGTGGTGATGAAGAACGTGCACGACGTGCTGCCGCACATGATCGCGCGGGCAACCGGCGACATCATCGTGACGAGCTCGCTTGCCGCGCATTTCCCGACGCCGTGGGAGCCGGTCTATGCGTCGTCGAAATGGGCGATCAACTGCTTCGTGCAGACGGTGCGGCGCCAGGTGTTCAAGCACGGCATCCGCGTCGGCTCGATCTCGCCCGGGCCGGTGATCAGCGCGCTGCTCGCCGACTGGCCGGCGGAGAAGCTTCAGGAAGCCAAAGCGTCGGGCAGCCTGCTGGAGGCGAGCGAAGTGGCCGAGGTCGTGATCTTCATGTTGACCCGGCCGCGCGGCATGACCATCCGCGACGTCGTGATGCTGCCGACGAACTTCGATCTTTAG
- a CDS encoding GGDEF domain-containing protein — translation MQSETGRYSQPRWGVTRWLADAGPGVPDDIRQALIGDLYGSLPVFAAGAVNTVAVSAVIAIREPTAWFITWVILELVICLSRLAVLVAAHRAARERRPTPTDLHLVLAVAWSASVGFGILISLASGDWVVAMLASLSAAAMVGGICFRNFSAPRLAGTMILLSLGPIVPGAALAGEPLLFIVFLQVPLYLTAMTVAAFRLNKMLVATMRAERENGHLALHDTLTGLRNRAGFVAALNAKLEAPAGNGRPFALLFFDLDNFKPVNDTYGHAAGDQVLMLAAERLRRALPETDVIARLGGDEFVVLANGVTAEQALAVGQRIIQAVTMPYRLADGVFAKVGVSVGVAVSPEHGTEAEELLAVADAALYEAKSAGKAQCRMASVTTNVAALRRLTKQAPAPARNRGAA, via the coding sequence ATGCAGTCCGAAACAGGACGATACAGCCAGCCGCGCTGGGGCGTGACGCGCTGGCTTGCCGATGCCGGGCCGGGCGTGCCCGACGACATCCGCCAAGCGCTGATCGGCGATCTCTACGGCTCGCTGCCGGTATTCGCGGCCGGCGCGGTCAACACGGTCGCAGTCTCGGCCGTGATTGCGATCCGCGAGCCGACCGCATGGTTCATCACCTGGGTCATCCTCGAGCTCGTCATCTGCCTGTCGCGACTGGCGGTGCTGGTGGCTGCGCATCGCGCGGCGCGCGAGCGACGGCCGACGCCGACCGATCTGCACCTCGTGCTCGCGGTCGCCTGGAGCGCCAGCGTCGGCTTCGGCATCCTGATCAGCCTTGCCAGCGGCGACTGGGTGGTCGCGATGCTGGCCTCGCTGTCGGCCGCGGCAATGGTCGGCGGCATCTGCTTCCGCAATTTCAGCGCCCCGCGTCTTGCCGGCACCATGATCCTGCTCAGCCTTGGCCCGATCGTGCCGGGCGCGGCGCTTGCCGGCGAGCCGCTGCTGTTCATCGTCTTCCTGCAGGTGCCGCTGTATCTCACGGCGATGACGGTCGCGGCCTTCCGCCTCAACAAGATGCTGGTCGCGACCATGCGCGCCGAGCGCGAGAACGGTCATCTTGCCCTTCACGACACCCTCACCGGGCTGCGCAATCGCGCCGGTTTCGTCGCCGCGCTGAACGCCAAGCTCGAGGCCCCGGCCGGAAACGGCCGGCCGTTCGCGCTGCTGTTCTTCGACCTCGACAATTTCAAACCGGTCAACGACACCTATGGTCACGCGGCCGGCGACCAGGTGCTGATGCTGGCCGCCGAGCGGCTGCGGCGCGCGCTGCCGGAGACCGACGTGATCGCGCGACTTGGCGGCGATGAATTCGTGGTGCTGGCGAACGGCGTCACCGCCGAGCAGGCGCTCGCCGTCGGCCAGCGCATCATCCAGGCCGTGACGATGCCCTACCGGCTCGCCGACGGCGTCTTTGCCAAGGTCGGCGTCAGTGTCGGTGTCGCTGTCTCGCCCGAGCACGGCACCGAGGCCGAAGAGTTGCTGGCGGTCGCCGATGCCGCACTCTATGAAGCGAAATCCGCCGGCAAGGCCCAGTGCCGCATGGCCTCGGTCACCACCAATGTCGCCGCGCTGCGCCGGCTGACGAAACAGGCCCCCGCGCCCGCCCGCAATCGCGGCGCCGCCTGA
- a CDS encoding LysR family transcriptional regulator encodes MSLSMDQLESFVAAAEQGSFSGAARLLKKAQSAVSTHVANLETDLGIALFDRTGRNPVLTEAGARLLPEAKLILDRREHLIGVASSFEAHVEKRLVVAIDELYPESAVGELFAEFATRFPHVELELLFPIMEDVSRLVLDGKADVGVMWRQEQLPPELGFKTIGWVPLQLVCGKTHPLAHGRVDWEELKRHRQIMVTVRNEGTERHRLRVAAEVWWVESHWVILQILKHGVGWALIPAHIMASSQVAEDLAIPELEFDEGAHPVALEVVWHKQRPAGPAAKWLRRRFATRPPMLRL; translated from the coding sequence ATGTCCCTCTCCATGGACCAGCTCGAATCCTTCGTGGCGGCCGCCGAGCAGGGCTCGTTCTCCGGCGCGGCGCGGCTTTTGAAGAAGGCGCAATCGGCGGTCAGTACGCACGTGGCAAACCTGGAGACCGACCTCGGCATTGCGCTGTTCGACCGGACCGGGCGCAACCCGGTGCTGACCGAAGCAGGGGCGCGACTGCTGCCCGAGGCAAAACTGATCCTCGATCGCCGCGAGCACCTGATCGGCGTTGCCAGCAGCTTCGAGGCGCATGTCGAGAAGCGCCTGGTGGTGGCGATCGACGAGCTCTATCCGGAGAGCGCGGTGGGCGAGCTGTTCGCGGAATTCGCCACGCGCTTTCCGCATGTCGAACTCGAGCTGCTGTTTCCGATCATGGAGGACGTCAGCCGGCTCGTGCTCGACGGCAAGGCCGATGTCGGCGTGATGTGGCGGCAGGAGCAGCTGCCGCCCGAGCTCGGCTTCAAGACCATCGGCTGGGTGCCGTTGCAGCTCGTCTGCGGCAAGACCCATCCGCTGGCGCATGGGCGGGTGGACTGGGAGGAGCTGAAGCGGCATCGCCAGATCATGGTCACGGTGCGCAACGAAGGCACCGAACGGCATCGGCTGCGTGTCGCGGCGGAGGTGTGGTGGGTCGAGAGCCATTGGGTGATCCTGCAGATCCTCAAGCACGGCGTCGGCTGGGCGCTGATCCCGGCCCACATCATGGCGAGTTCGCAGGTCGCCGAAGACCTCGCCATTCCCGAACTGGAATTCGACGAGGGCGCGCATCCGGTCGCGCTCGAAGTGGTCTGGCACAAGCAGCGGCCGGCCGGGCCGGCGGCAAAATGGCTGCGCCGCCGCTTCGCCACGCGGCCACCGATGCTCCGCCTGTGA